The Lewinellaceae bacterium nucleotide sequence AATCAGTGATCTCTTCCAGTGCCTCAGCCGATAGTCCCTCCTGCTTATAAGACAAATAGGCCTCGGCGATCATCCCGGCAGCGATGGCTTCCCCGTGTAAAAGGGGCCGGTCGGTTTCCAGGGCATAACCTTCCAGGGCATGGCCAATGGTATGTCCAAAATTCAGGGCTTTGCGAAGGCCTTTTTCAAGTGGATCTTCCTCCACGATGCGTTTTTTAACCTGTAAGGAAGGGAGGATAAATTCAACCCAATGGACCGCGTCCAAGGCTTTTACGGCTTTGATCTTTTCCCACTCCGTTTTATCGGCGATCAGTCCGTGTTTGATCAGTTCGGCAAAACCGCTTCGGGTTTCTTCGAAGGAAAGGGTTTTGATAAAGGCAGGATCGACAAAGACGGCCTGTGGGTTTTTGAACAGACCAATACTGTTTTTTACCTGCATAAAATCTATCCCGAGTTTTCCTCCGATAGAGGCATCCACCTGTGACAACAATGTTGTGGGCAGTTGGATGAAATCCATCCCACGTTTAAAGGTAGAAGCGCAAAATCCGCCCATATCCCCGATGACGCCACCGCCCAGGTTGATGAGTAATGAATGACGATCCGCCTGGCCGTTCATCATTTCCGACCAGATGGTCTGGCAGGTCCCAATATGTTTATGAATCTCCCCGGAA carries:
- the aroB gene encoding 3-dehydroquinate synthase, giving the protein MEIIQLGSYNIYVGKLEEELGTFLKARKYSRHFVLVDENTERHCLPLLKNGLPDLDIHLIRIPSGEIHKHIGTCQTIWSEMMNGQADRHSLLINLGGGVIGDMGGFCASTFKRGMDFIQLPTTLLSQVDASIGGKLGIDFMQVKNSIGLFKNPQAVFVDPAFIKTLSFEETRSGFAELIKHGLIADKTEWEKIKAVKALDAVHWVEFILPSLQVKKRIVEEDPLEKGLRKALNFGHTIGHALEGYALETDRPLLHGEAIAAGMIAEAYLSYKQEGLSAEALEEITDFLLKTYDLYPFDKNLYPTFIALMEQDKKNEDGLINFSLLPAIGEVAVNRTCNRQLIEESLDYFNGKIQGVCN